A stretch of Crossiella cryophila DNA encodes these proteins:
- a CDS encoding beta strand repeat-containing protein, which translates to MHIWAKRGLKTVLVTGGLLALGTGVASAGENPDTQSTPLGASVTVPLHIDNNAVGTALGEVDLPPLHNEALTVDTRKIIPNLPFGGAATEAGKSVKLPQLGGKGKATSKADDAPKLGEADLLRANQIHADAVVPVIIEGNAIAATGDADVENVSEYSYSKPEVVVTNGDSGSIAGNVVDVDAVSPVLISGNAVAAAGHAEATSVSLVEAQSGGDVETSGKDSSLSGNAVVVPLATPVQLTGNAISGAAGVADTSNESSIAADAGGNVDSDGEGSTLGGNIGHGQIALPVEGNNNALVVFPVGNSNATGSTTADAIAGGDSVTSGYDSGIGGNLITPNVSGPVTVAGNALAWGGLADSVSESTSTAQTGGLLMTNGDESTGGGNIVDAAIAEPVQVLGNSGGWVSNTDSQHTQVTESVAGGDAFTNGDNGMVAGVIGSAPLTLPAEVSGVAGGWIANADAATNTDTTTDAGGMIGTRGNDSLVAGDGVQVPVAAPVNVEGVTGGWIVNGTAQSTSNTDNEAGGDNTATDDDALGSGNAVSTPVSGPVAVTGSTLGWIVRGESWSEYTADVVSGGDVTGNGTDGGLSGNVVQTPVAMPVQGQGLSGGWIVVSEAESENTVSSVAGGDSTSEGSHGVLTGNLVTPAVAGPVQAEGIAGGWIVNSSGAAENTTDVVAGGDNTTAGDLGGLAGLVATAPVAVPTNVAGDAAGLMLLADGSASNAVTSEAGGDTETSGVKGTGTGTVANVPVASAIQVAGDSVNLIGTTSGVADNSIASEAGGTTVTDGVSSFLGGDIVTAPLSPVVEANGLAASGAGTADAVSASVVETESGGELATAGDGGSIAGSIVNVPVGAAAQPFGDAVSALAVTDSLADSQVDSTVGGPGSTSGAEGGSLSGFNAFAPIGAVAQVYDVPVEVVGDAMTNASEATNMEVGGAPAELQIPVTDMELGKNLPSVTDVPFGFSGAKGRTAAPVNGPLGVSGGKFGLPSLLDGGLIPAMPTLPKVALPTLPGVPAVPGAGRQADLPGVGGLLPTLPALPKVGVPAMPKLPTPGI; encoded by the coding sequence ATGCACATCTGGGCGAAGCGCGGTCTGAAGACCGTACTCGTCACCGGTGGGCTGCTCGCCCTCGGTACTGGCGTCGCCAGCGCCGGCGAGAACCCCGACACGCAGTCCACTCCCCTGGGCGCGTCGGTCACGGTCCCGCTGCACATCGACAACAACGCCGTTGGCACCGCGCTGGGTGAGGTCGACCTCCCCCCGCTGCACAACGAAGCGCTGACCGTCGACACCCGCAAGATCATCCCGAACCTGCCCTTCGGTGGCGCTGCCACCGAGGCCGGCAAGTCGGTGAAGCTGCCCCAGCTCGGCGGCAAGGGGAAGGCCACCAGCAAGGCCGACGACGCTCCCAAGCTGGGCGAAGCCGACCTGCTGCGGGCGAACCAGATCCACGCTGACGCGGTTGTCCCGGTCATCATCGAGGGCAACGCGATCGCCGCCACCGGCGACGCGGACGTCGAGAACGTCAGCGAGTACAGCTACAGCAAGCCCGAGGTCGTCGTCACCAACGGCGACAGCGGCAGCATCGCGGGCAACGTGGTCGACGTCGACGCGGTGTCCCCGGTCCTGATCTCGGGCAACGCGGTTGCCGCGGCGGGCCACGCCGAGGCGACCAGCGTTTCCCTGGTGGAGGCCCAGTCCGGCGGCGACGTCGAGACCTCGGGCAAGGACTCCTCGCTCTCCGGTAACGCCGTCGTCGTGCCGCTGGCCACCCCGGTCCAGCTGACCGGCAACGCCATCTCCGGTGCCGCGGGTGTCGCCGACACCAGCAACGAGTCCTCCATCGCCGCCGACGCTGGTGGCAACGTGGACTCCGACGGCGAGGGCTCGACCCTCGGCGGCAACATCGGCCACGGCCAGATCGCGCTGCCGGTCGAGGGCAACAACAACGCCCTCGTGGTCTTCCCGGTCGGCAACTCCAACGCGACCGGCTCCACCACCGCGGACGCCATCGCGGGTGGGGACAGCGTCACCTCCGGCTACGACAGCGGCATCGGTGGCAACCTGATCACCCCGAACGTCTCCGGCCCGGTCACGGTCGCCGGCAACGCCCTCGCCTGGGGCGGCCTGGCCGACTCGGTCTCCGAGTCCACCAGCACCGCGCAGACCGGCGGCCTGCTGATGACCAACGGTGACGAGAGCACCGGCGGTGGCAACATCGTCGACGCCGCGATCGCCGAGCCCGTCCAGGTGCTGGGCAACTCCGGTGGCTGGGTGTCCAACACGGACTCGCAGCACACCCAGGTGACCGAGTCCGTTGCCGGTGGGGACGCCTTCACCAACGGCGACAACGGCATGGTCGCCGGCGTCATCGGCTCCGCGCCGCTGACCCTGCCCGCCGAGGTCTCGGGTGTGGCCGGTGGCTGGATCGCCAACGCCGACGCCGCCACCAACACCGACACGACCACCGACGCCGGTGGCATGATCGGCACCCGCGGCAACGACTCGCTGGTCGCCGGTGACGGCGTCCAGGTGCCGGTGGCCGCTCCGGTCAACGTCGAGGGCGTGACCGGCGGCTGGATCGTCAACGGCACCGCGCAGTCCACCAGCAACACGGACAACGAGGCCGGCGGCGACAACACCGCGACCGACGACGACGCGCTGGGCAGCGGCAACGCCGTGTCCACCCCGGTCTCCGGCCCGGTGGCCGTGACCGGCAGCACGCTCGGCTGGATCGTCCGCGGTGAGTCGTGGAGCGAGTACACCGCCGACGTCGTCTCCGGTGGGGACGTGACCGGCAACGGCACCGACGGTGGCCTCTCCGGCAACGTCGTGCAGACCCCGGTGGCAATGCCCGTCCAGGGCCAGGGCCTCTCCGGTGGCTGGATCGTCGTGTCCGAGGCCGAGTCGGAGAACACCGTGTCCTCCGTGGCCGGTGGCGACTCGACCTCCGAGGGCTCGCACGGCGTGCTGACCGGCAACCTGGTCACCCCCGCGGTGGCCGGACCGGTGCAGGCCGAGGGCATCGCCGGTGGCTGGATCGTCAACTCCAGCGGTGCGGCGGAGAACACCACCGACGTGGTGGCCGGTGGCGACAACACCACCGCCGGTGACCTGGGCGGCCTGGCCGGCCTGGTCGCGACCGCGCCGGTGGCCGTGCCCACCAACGTGGCCGGTGACGCCGCTGGCCTGATGCTGCTGGCCGACGGCTCCGCGTCCAACGCGGTGACCTCCGAGGCCGGTGGCGACACCGAGACCAGCGGGGTCAAGGGCACCGGGACCGGGACCGTGGCGAACGTGCCGGTGGCCAGCGCCATCCAGGTCGCGGGCGACTCGGTGAACCTGATCGGCACCACCTCCGGTGTGGCCGACAACAGCATCGCCTCCGAGGCCGGCGGCACCACCGTGACCGACGGTGTCAGCAGCTTCCTCGGTGGCGACATCGTCACCGCGCCGCTGAGCCCGGTCGTCGAGGCCAACGGCCTCGCCGCCTCGGGTGCGGGCACCGCCGACGCCGTGTCCGCCTCCGTGGTGGAGACCGAGTCCGGTGGCGAGCTGGCCACCGCCGGTGACGGCGGCTCGATCGCCGGTTCCATCGTGAACGTGCCCGTCGGTGCGGCCGCTCAGCCGTTCGGCGACGCCGTGTCCGCGCTGGCCGTGACCGACTCGCTGGCCGACTCCCAGGTCGACAGCACCGTCGGCGGTCCGGGCAGCACCTCGGGTGCCGAGGGCGGCAGCCTCTCCGGCTTCAACGCCTTCGCCCCGATCGGCGCCGTCGCGCAGGTCTACGACGTGCCGGTGGAGGTCGTCGGCGACGCGATGACCAACGCTTCTGAGGCCACCAACATGGAGGTCGGTGGCGCCCCCGCCGAGCTGCAGATCCCGGTGACCGACATGGAGCTGGGCAAGAACCTGCCCTCGGTGACGGACGTGCCCTTCGGGTTCTCCGGCGCCAAGGGCCGCACCGCGGCTCCGGTCAACGGACCGCTGGGTGTCTCCGGTGGCAAGTTCGGCCTGCCGAGCCTGCTCGACGGCGGTCTGATCCCCGCCATGCCGACCCTGCCGAAGGTCGCGCTGCCCACCCTCCCGGGTGTGCCCGCGGTCCCCGGCGCCGGTCGCCAGGCTGACCTGCCGGGCGTGGGCGGCCTGCTGCCCACCCTGCCGGCTCTGCCCAAGGTCGGCGTTCCGGCCATGCCGAAGCTGCCCACCCCGGGTATCTGA
- a CDS encoding translocation/assembly module TamB domain-containing protein has protein sequence MDPYPKPSDFTEVERAVCRAFAVGRQLVLPLADGVDTRVRASLLAGLLTGLYRLRPAGVPALRLTGASITGRLDLEALDLRTLIELTRCTFDTAPDLRMARLIGLRLPGCRLPGLKGRNLQIDSDLVLEAGFTATGCVDLTDATVRGTLRLAGAVLRSPQDHALLGARLRISGSLQATSLRATGEVRLRGATVSGNVHLGGAHLSNPGADALEGSGLVVSGNLFCDGDGGRFTASGRVVLSGARIGGDAVFSGARLQAEDSADSPMPIVPHGQAHDAASLVADRITVDGNVQLDDGFTSAGSVRLPNASIGGYLRMVGATLGPEAALAELEEEHEKQPVQRFPVALFADGIEVRGDLEARGKAVRLPDGRFERQGGMRAFGQVRLVDAHVHGSASLSGVTLHGPGIDVLFADRLRVGGTLFLRDLAARGSVRLQNAAIGSTLDCSGAKLVDPRRRNDGTIKPSLDARVATIGKDLLCSWGMVAEGGVRIRLVEVGKMVTFTGSELGGGDDGIALNAYGLTAQQLVVRFGRRPLGRVILSRAKVVTVTDGELLWQATGGLDLEDFSYQGIAADPDVDVRTRLTWLRTVAPDYAPGPYEQLANVYRDGGHEERAERVLLEKQRHRYTELGVAGRLWGLLQEVTVGYGYRPWLALLWLLVFWAAGGIWFNEMYSATPGPHQYPIERLDSDQNPVWNPWLLAADMLLPIVTLGQDNMWRITGASQWIAVVLTAVGWILASTAAAGATRVLKRN, from the coding sequence ATGGACCCGTATCCCAAGCCCTCGGATTTCACCGAGGTCGAGCGCGCGGTCTGCCGCGCCTTCGCGGTCGGTCGTCAGCTGGTCCTGCCGCTGGCAGACGGTGTGGACACCCGGGTGCGGGCCAGCCTGCTGGCCGGGCTGCTCACCGGCCTCTACCGGCTGCGGCCCGCCGGGGTGCCCGCGCTGCGGCTGACCGGGGCGAGCATCACCGGCCGCCTCGACCTGGAGGCGCTGGACCTGCGCACCCTGATCGAACTGACCAGGTGCACCTTTGACACCGCGCCCGATCTGCGGATGGCCCGGCTGATCGGGCTGCGCCTGCCCGGCTGCCGGCTGCCCGGCCTCAAGGGCCGCAACCTGCAGATCGACAGCGACCTGGTGCTGGAGGCCGGGTTCACCGCCACCGGCTGCGTCGACCTCACCGACGCCACCGTGCGCGGCACCCTGCGGCTGGCTGGCGCGGTGCTGCGCAGCCCGCAGGACCACGCGCTGCTCGGCGCCCGGCTGCGGATCAGCGGTTCACTGCAGGCCACCTCGCTGCGGGCCACCGGCGAGGTGCGCCTGCGCGGGGCCACGGTCAGCGGCAACGTGCACCTGGGCGGCGCGCACCTGAGCAACCCCGGCGCGGACGCGCTGGAGGGCTCGGGACTGGTCGTCTCCGGCAATCTGTTCTGCGACGGCGACGGCGGCCGGTTCACCGCCAGCGGCCGGGTGGTGCTCTCCGGCGCCCGGATCGGCGGCGACGCGGTGTTCTCCGGCGCCCGGCTGCAGGCCGAGGACTCCGCCGACTCGCCGATGCCGATCGTGCCGCACGGCCAGGCGCACGACGCCGCCTCGCTGGTCGCCGACCGGATCACGGTGGACGGCAACGTGCAGCTCGACGACGGCTTCACCTCGGCCGGTTCGGTGCGGCTGCCCAACGCCAGCATCGGCGGCTACCTGCGCATGGTCGGCGCCACCCTCGGTCCGGAGGCCGCGCTGGCCGAACTGGAGGAGGAGCACGAGAAGCAGCCGGTGCAGCGGTTCCCGGTGGCCCTGTTCGCCGACGGCATCGAGGTGCGCGGCGACCTGGAGGCCAGGGGCAAGGCGGTCCGGCTGCCCGACGGCCGGTTCGAGCGGCAGGGCGGCATGCGCGCCTTCGGGCAGGTCCGGCTGGTCGACGCGCACGTGCACGGCAGCGCCAGCCTGTCCGGGGTGACCCTGCACGGACCCGGCATCGACGTGCTCTTCGCCGACCGGCTGCGCGTCGGCGGCACCCTGTTCCTGCGTGATCTGGCCGCCCGCGGCTCGGTCCGGCTGCAGAACGCCGCCATCGGCTCCACCCTGGACTGCTCCGGCGCCAAGCTGGTCGACCCGCGCCGCCGCAACGACGGCACCATCAAGCCCTCGCTGGACGCCAGGGTCGCCACCATCGGCAAGGACCTGCTCTGCAGCTGGGGCATGGTGGCCGAGGGCGGGGTGCGGATCCGGCTGGTCGAGGTGGGCAAGATGGTCACCTTCACCGGCTCCGAACTGGGCGGCGGCGATGACGGCATCGCGCTCAACGCCTACGGCCTGACCGCGCAGCAGCTCGTGGTGCGCTTCGGCCGCAGGCCGCTGGGCCGGGTGATCCTGAGCCGGGCCAAGGTCGTCACGGTCACCGACGGGGAGCTGCTGTGGCAGGCCACCGGCGGGCTCGACCTGGAGGACTTCTCCTATCAGGGCATCGCCGCGGACCCGGACGTCGACGTGCGCACCCGGCTGACCTGGCTGCGCACGGTGGCCCCGGACTACGCGCCGGGACCCTACGAGCAGCTGGCCAACGTCTACCGGGACGGCGGGCACGAGGAACGCGCGGAACGCGTGCTGCTGGAGAAGCAGCGGCACCGCTACACCGAGCTGGGCGTGGCCGGGCGGCTGTGGGGCCTGCTGCAGGAGGTCACCGTCGGCTACGGCTACCGGCCCTGGCTGGCGCTGCTGTGGCTGCTGGTGTTCTGGGCGGCTGGTGGCATCTGGTTCAACGAGATGTACAGCGCCACCCCCGGTCCGCACCAATATCCGATCGAGCGCCTGGACTCCGACCAGAACCCGGTGTGGAACCCCTGGCTGCTGGCCGCGGACATGTTGCTGCCGATCGTGACCCTCGGCCAGGACAACATGTGGCGGATCACCGGCGCCTCGCAGTGGATAGCCGTGGTGCTCACCGCGGTCGGCTGGATTCTCGCCTCCACCGCGGCGGCCGGCGCGACCCGTGTGTTGAAGCGAAACTAA
- a CDS encoding AI-2E family transporter — MSSRRQEQPSKVRREVVEQVPYGLRVGAALSWRFLTLCGALAVLVFLVGYFASLVIPVGIALLLAALMAPAVKHLVAWKVPGWAATTIVLVGGLLLVVGVLVSVVAAFVNGVPELQAKVVVGIDQIKDWLVHGPLQLTPQDLDQYVGRFVEMLKSNISTIATNAVNTTVTTAVGVGELLTGFLLLLFTLIFFLHDGSNIWSFLTRGVPIRARKRVDVAGRRGFASLVSYVRATVVVAIVDAVGIGIGLAIVGVPLAVPLAALVFLAAFVPIIGSLIAGSVAVLVALVANGPIEALIVLIIVIAVMQLESHVLQPLLLGKAVSLHPLAVILVIMGGLSLAGIPGALLGVPVLAVLNSAIRSLVNEDDPDPELVDPTNRADAVVGGKGEEPA; from the coding sequence GTGAGCAGCCGCAGGCAGGAGCAGCCGAGCAAGGTCCGGCGCGAGGTTGTCGAGCAGGTCCCCTACGGACTCCGGGTGGGAGCGGCGCTGTCCTGGCGCTTCCTCACCCTCTGCGGCGCGTTGGCCGTACTGGTGTTCCTGGTCGGCTACTTCGCCAGCCTGGTGATCCCGGTGGGCATCGCGCTGCTGCTGGCCGCGCTGATGGCGCCCGCGGTGAAGCACCTGGTGGCCTGGAAGGTGCCGGGCTGGGCGGCCACCACGATCGTCCTGGTCGGCGGGCTGCTGCTGGTGGTCGGCGTGCTGGTCTCGGTGGTCGCGGCCTTCGTCAACGGCGTGCCAGAGCTGCAGGCCAAGGTCGTGGTCGGTATCGACCAGATCAAGGACTGGCTGGTGCACGGGCCGCTGCAGCTGACCCCGCAGGACCTGGACCAGTACGTTGGCCGGTTCGTGGAGATGCTCAAGAGCAACATCTCCACCATCGCCACCAACGCGGTGAACACCACGGTGACCACCGCGGTCGGCGTCGGCGAACTGCTCACCGGCTTCCTGCTGCTGTTGTTCACCCTGATCTTCTTCCTGCACGACGGCAGCAACATCTGGAGCTTCCTCACCAGGGGCGTGCCGATCCGGGCCCGCAAGCGGGTGGACGTGGCGGGCCGCCGCGGCTTCGCCTCGCTGGTCAGCTACGTGCGGGCGACCGTGGTGGTGGCCATCGTGGACGCGGTGGGCATCGGCATCGGCCTGGCCATCGTGGGCGTGCCACTGGCGGTGCCACTGGCCGCGCTGGTCTTCCTGGCCGCGTTCGTGCCGATCATCGGTTCGCTGATCGCCGGTTCGGTCGCGGTGCTGGTGGCCCTGGTGGCCAACGGCCCGATCGAGGCGCTGATCGTGCTGATCATCGTGATCGCGGTGATGCAGCTGGAAAGCCACGTCCTGCAGCCCCTGCTGCTGGGCAAGGCGGTCTCCCTGCACCCGCTCGCGGTGATCCTGGTGATCATGGGTGGCCTGTCCCTCGCCGGGATCCCCGGCGCGCTGCTGGGTGTGCCGGTGCTGGCGGTGCTGAACTCGGCGATCCGCTCACTGGTCAACGAGGACGATCCGGATCCGGAGCTGGTGGACCCGACCAACCGGGCCGACGCGGTGGTCGGCGGCAAGGGCGAGGAGCCCGCCTAG
- a CDS encoding sensor domain-containing diguanylate cyclase: protein MRDWPLWTLRGPALVYWLVIDGFAVSAAVLLTVLGHAPRTEDLPRFIVLVLTAALVVIGTSVVGALRVEPQRSPWAVHVSYLLAGVFALPGNLLVVLMLGPALHGALSPRHRPHHWFFTTSATVLATMAARTVIGWSEPRTDLFAMVAAGATLLVVRALIVAIGLRLRNPAARPEQVVGQMLDVTVGVVAVCLGGLMAMAMTDDPLRVLLAAPPLLLLESAAQLPQWQRSAQRDAKTGLANSMHWDRLARDALDRARNRKSAAALLLLDLDHFKRVNDRVGHLAGDAALAAVGRLLLGSVRHGELVGRFGGEEFVVLLPDTTPGEAEQTAQRVRAGVAQLRVPTTATDGRDHELSGLTVSIGVATSPRYGYVLPDLMVAADSALLAAKSSGRNLVTVA from the coding sequence TTGCGTGACTGGCCACTGTGGACACTGCGTGGACCGGCGCTGGTGTACTGGCTGGTGATCGACGGTTTCGCAGTGTCCGCCGCGGTTCTGCTCACCGTGCTGGGGCATGCCCCGCGCACGGAGGATCTACCCAGGTTCATCGTGCTGGTGCTGACCGCCGCGTTGGTGGTAATCGGCACCAGCGTGGTCGGCGCGTTGCGGGTGGAACCGCAGCGCAGCCCCTGGGCCGTGCACGTGTCCTACCTGCTCGCCGGGGTGTTCGCGCTGCCGGGCAACCTGCTGGTGGTGCTGATGCTGGGGCCCGCGCTGCACGGCGCGCTCAGTCCCCGGCACCGGCCGCACCACTGGTTCTTCACCACCTCGGCCACCGTGCTGGCCACCATGGCCGCGCGCACCGTCATCGGCTGGTCCGAACCACGCACCGACCTGTTCGCGATGGTCGCCGCGGGCGCAACCCTGCTGGTGGTGCGGGCGCTGATCGTGGCCATCGGCCTGCGGCTGCGCAATCCGGCGGCCCGGCCGGAACAGGTGGTCGGGCAGATGCTCGACGTCACCGTCGGCGTGGTCGCGGTCTGCCTCGGCGGCCTGATGGCGATGGCGATGACCGACGACCCACTCCGGGTGCTGCTGGCCGCGCCGCCGTTGCTGCTGCTGGAGAGCGCGGCCCAGTTGCCACAGTGGCAACGCTCGGCCCAGCGGGACGCCAAGACCGGCCTGGCCAACTCGATGCACTGGGACCGGCTGGCCCGCGACGCCCTGGACCGGGCCCGCAACCGCAAGTCCGCCGCCGCCCTGCTGCTGCTCGACCTGGACCACTTCAAACGGGTCAACGACCGAGTCGGTCACCTGGCCGGTGACGCGGCGCTGGCCGCGGTGGGCAGGCTGCTGCTGGGCAGCGTCCGGCACGGCGAACTGGTCGGTCGCTTCGGCGGCGAGGAGTTCGTGGTGCTGCTGCCCGACACCACCCCCGGCGAGGCGGAACAGACCGCGCAACGGGTACGGGCAGGCGTGGCCCAGCTGCGGGTGCCCACCACCGCCACCGACGGCCGCGACCACGAGCTGTCCGGGCTGACCGTGAGCATCGGCGTGGCCACCTCGCCGCGCTACGGCTACGTGCTGCCGGACCTGATGGTGGCCGCCGACTCCGCGCTGCTGGCCGCGAAGAGTTCCGGCCGCAACCTGGTCACGGTGGCCTAG
- the macS gene encoding MacS family sensor histidine kinase, with protein MSSVGETVMPLWRALVWLRVVTLLFALGGVLVHRAQYEREWLGWVVFGVMTVWTAFTVYCYSRESGRRTSVVVADVLLTAGLLLACWFVHDRTYMLSSAPTVVTVWAPGCVVAAAVLHGRGPGMLAGAIVAGMSWLIRGRFDTDIARDTVLLVGVGFVLGLASSVARRSAERLHRALQAEAATRERERLARSIHDGVLQVLARVRRRGRELGGETAELAELAGEQEIALRALVSSQPPESTVDGEVDLRPQLQLLATPRFQVSAPATQVLLPAHTAAELCALTREALSNVDEHAGGAARAWVLVEDLGEEVVVSIRDDGPGIPDGRITAAEAEGRMGIAQSIRGRVQDLHGTLALHTGAGEGTEWEVRVPRQTTKGGRR; from the coding sequence ATGTCATCCGTGGGAGAGACGGTCATGCCGCTGTGGCGCGCACTCGTGTGGTTGCGCGTGGTCACGCTGCTGTTCGCGCTGGGCGGGGTGTTGGTACACCGCGCGCAGTACGAGCGGGAGTGGCTCGGCTGGGTGGTCTTCGGCGTGATGACGGTCTGGACCGCCTTCACCGTCTACTGCTACTCCAGGGAGAGCGGCCGCCGGACCTCGGTGGTGGTGGCCGATGTGCTGCTCACCGCCGGGCTGCTGCTGGCCTGCTGGTTCGTGCACGACCGGACCTACATGCTCTCCTCGGCGCCGACCGTGGTCACGGTGTGGGCGCCGGGCTGCGTGGTGGCCGCGGCGGTGCTGCACGGACGCGGTCCCGGCATGCTGGCCGGGGCGATCGTGGCCGGGATGAGCTGGCTGATCCGGGGCCGCTTCGACACCGACATCGCCAGGGACACCGTGCTGCTGGTCGGGGTCGGCTTCGTGCTCGGCCTGGCCTCCTCGGTGGCCAGGCGTTCGGCCGAGCGGCTGCACCGGGCCCTGCAGGCGGAGGCGGCGACCAGGGAGCGGGAGCGGCTGGCCCGCTCCATCCACGACGGGGTGCTGCAGGTGCTGGCCAGGGTGCGGCGACGCGGCCGGGAGCTGGGCGGGGAGACCGCGGAACTGGCCGAACTGGCCGGTGAGCAGGAAATAGCGTTGCGCGCACTGGTGTCCAGCCAGCCACCTGAGTCCACTGTGGACGGTGAGGTGGACCTGCGCCCGCAGCTGCAGCTACTGGCCACGCCGCGGTTCCAGGTCTCCGCACCCGCCACCCAGGTGCTGCTGCCGGCGCACACCGCGGCCGAGCTGTGCGCGCTGACCAGGGAAGCACTGTCCAATGTGGACGAACATGCCGGCGGTGCGGCACGGGCCTGGGTGCTGGTGGAGGACCTGGGCGAGGAGGTCGTGGTGAGCATCAGGGACGACGGGCCGGGCATTCCGGACGGCCGGATCACCGCGGCCGAGGCGGAGGGACGAATGGGCATCGCGCAATCGATCCGGGGGCGGGTGCAGGACCTGCATGGCACGCTCGCCCTGCACACCGGGGCCGGGGAGGGCACCGAGTGGGAGGTCCGCGTGCCGAGGCAGACAACGAAGGGGGGACGGCGATGA
- a CDS encoding response regulator — protein sequence MNAPKVTVMVVDDHPIWRDGVARDLAERGFEVLATAGDGDAAVRIARAVRPDVVLMDLNMGETSGVQAAGLITAELRETKVLVLSASGEHDDVLEAVKAGASGYLVKSASVEELIDAVRRTAAGDAVFTPGLAGLVLGEYRRMATTPDGGPAAPQLTERETEVLRLVAKGMTARQIATRLVISHRTVENHVQSTLRKLQLHNRVELARYAIEHGLDVEE from the coding sequence ATGAATGCGCCGAAGGTGACGGTGATGGTCGTCGACGACCATCCGATCTGGCGCGACGGGGTAGCCCGTGACCTGGCCGAACGCGGGTTCGAGGTGCTGGCCACCGCCGGCGACGGGGACGCCGCGGTGCGCATCGCGCGGGCGGTGCGCCCGGACGTGGTGCTGATGGACCTGAACATGGGTGAGACCTCCGGCGTGCAGGCGGCCGGGCTGATCACCGCGGAACTGCGCGAGACCAAGGTGCTGGTGCTCTCGGCCAGCGGCGAGCACGACGACGTGCTGGAGGCGGTCAAGGCAGGCGCCTCCGGCTACCTGGTGAAGTCGGCCTCGGTGGAGGAGCTGATCGACGCGGTGCGCCGGACCGCCGCGGGCGACGCGGTGTTCACCCCCGGCCTGGCCGGGCTGGTGCTCGGCGAGTACCGGCGGATGGCCACCACCCCGGACGGCGGACCGGCCGCGCCGCAGCTCACCGAACGGGAGACCGAGGTGCTGCGGCTGGTGGCCAAGGGCATGACCGCCCGGCAGATAGCCACCAGGCTGGTCATCTCGCACCGCACGGTGGAGAACCACGTGCAGTCCACGCTGCGCAAACTCCAGCTGCACAACCGGGTCGAGCTGGCCCGCTACGCCATCGAGCACGGCCTGGACGTCGAGGAGTGA
- a CDS encoding DUF1707 SHOCT-like domain-containing protein, with protein sequence MAGELEHRHLLVSDAERMHVVQLLERATGLGRISLAEFTVRSDRALTARTRGELNAVLIDVPGMVLNESVARGELVLGHNAMSSLERRGRWVVPGRLVLRGKAGHTLLDFTEAVIAEPVVTIELHNALGSTTLIVPEGATVNVDSLAMTAGTVTDKVGGGEHPGDPHFILTGVIRFGSVEIKRPARKSRFFRR encoded by the coding sequence GTGGCCGGAGAGCTGGAGCACCGTCACCTGCTGGTCTCCGACGCCGAGCGGATGCACGTGGTGCAACTCCTGGAACGGGCCACCGGCCTGGGCCGGATCAGCCTGGCCGAGTTCACCGTCCGCTCCGACCGGGCGCTGACCGCGCGCACCCGCGGTGAGCTGAACGCGGTGCTCATCGACGTGCCGGGGATGGTGCTCAACGAGTCGGTGGCCCGCGGCGAGCTGGTGCTGGGCCACAACGCGATGTCCTCGCTGGAGCGCCGCGGCCGGTGGGTCGTGCCCGGCAGGCTGGTGCTGCGCGGCAAGGCCGGTCACACCCTGCTCGACTTCACCGAGGCGGTGATCGCCGAGCCGGTGGTGACCATCGAGCTGCACAACGCGCTGGGCAGCACCACGCTGATCGTGCCGGAGGGGGCCACGGTGAACGTGGACTCGCTGGCCATGACCGCGGGCACCGTCACCGACAAGGTCGGCGGCGGCGAGCACCCCGGTGACCCGCACTTCATCCTCACCGGGGTGATCCGCTTCGGTTCGGTGGAGATCAAGCGCCCGGCCCGGAAATCCCGGTTCTTCCGCCGCTGA